Within the Acidobacteriota bacterium genome, the region TCGATCGCGCTTAAGCGCAAATTGAGCTTCAGGCGCCGGCGGAAGAGCCTTCGCGCGGGCGTCGTATTCGTCTTTGCTGCCAACGAAGGGTGCAGACGTTGAAAGTGCGCCCGGCATGGCTCCCGCAAGCGGCGCCGACTTCGTTGCCCGGTCTCGCCTGAGTTCCTGTTTCTGAGCGATGGTCGAATGTAGCTGGACCGCAGGCGCGGAGGACCTGTCGTTCAATTCCGGCTTGTCTGTGGTTTTGTTTTCTTTAACGCCCGGTTCCGGATTCACGGGAGGATTGGGGGCTTTCTCCTGTGCAAGCTTGAGCGTCGCGTGCGGGTTGGAACCCGCTTCGCGCTCGTAAGCGATCACACCAACTCCCACTACTACGGCCAATCCCACCGCCAACCCGGCCCAACGCATTGCCATCGGAAATTCGAAAATAGAGGCGCGCCCGACGCTCGCCTTCTCCGCACTTGCCACAGCCGCTTCCGGTGTCGCCAGCGCTACTGCCTGGCGACATTCCGGGCAGACGGAAAGGTGCGCCAGCACAGTTTCGTGCTGGGCGCTGGTCAGAGCCTGCTCAACAAACGCGATCAAGGCATTCGACGAGGGGTGTGCGGCCTCCGCTGATTGCATTGCATCGAGCCGCTGTTTCAGTATGTTACTAAACCGATCCAAGCTGCCTCAATTCTGATCGTTGATAGTGGAACGTGCAAAAACTTAAATCTTGCAACTGCGCACGCCAAAATTACGGGCTGTTCTCCGCCGGCGGATGTAAACGCGCCGCCACGTCCAGCTCCAAATCACGAACATCTATCTCCAAAGCCTCTTCCGCCTGGCGACGGCTCATCCCACGCCGTTCCAATCCCTTGCGAAGCCGCTTACGGATTCCAGAGAGCAGCTTGTCCATTTTCCTGCTGATTGTGGACTCGTGCACACCCAGTGTTCGTCCTATCTCCGCTAGCCGTCGTCCGTCTAGAAAGTAGGAGGAGAGCAGAAAACGCTCTTCGGTGGAAAGGCTCGTGAGAACTTCGTCCGTGGCCTCCTTAATTCTTGAGTCTGTCGCAGACGCAGCCGGGCCCGGCGCTGCGGGAAATTGCCTCCCGTGCTCTTCTTCCTCTTCTTCAATGCTGACGAAACGCTTGCCGGCACGAATCTGATTTATGTAGCTCTGCGCCAGCACCATGCGCAGCCATCCGGCGAGAGATCCTCGTCCTGAGTAGAGCGCCAGCTTTGAGCGCCGATCCTCCATGGGACCAAGTCCGTAGAGCTCCGCATAGAGCGAGTCGGCCAACTCGCGTCCGGTAGTCTCGTTGCGAGTGATGCTGCGCGCTGACTGGTAGATCGATTCGCGGTACTTAGTCAGAAACACATCCCAGGCGTGTTGATTACCAACGGCACAGCCATTTGCCAAGGCAAGCTCATCAAGCTTGAGCGTGCCAAGAAACGCGCTGATCTGCTCTTTACCGGCACCAGCTATGCCTTCGGTCCGGTGCACCACGTTGTGCAAGATTACCGTAAACTGCGCCAAAGTGAGCGCATAAGCCGAGCCGCCGCTGCGTGCAAAGAGCTCCGCCGCAAGGCGAGCATCGATCGGGGTGTTGGTTACCCCTTCGGCGTTGCTGGTCTGAACTACAGACATGATTCACCAAGACTTGTGGCCAAGGCGGATGGTAGCAAATTTCTTTGCAAGCCCATGCTCCATCGACGTTCTTCTCTCATCGACGCGCAGGGCTCGCCCCCAAAGCCTCTGCCCGCCACCGGAGGAGAGCCATGTCCCGGTCTGCGTTTTCCCGATTTGGCCTAGGGGTTCTGGTTGTCACATTTGCGTGTTCATCGTTGGTGTGGGGTGGCACTGCAAGTCCAAATTACAAAGTCTTAAACCCAATCTCACACGGAAATCTCACAATTTTTCCCGTCGTGACTTCGATCACTCACGATACCAGCCGCTTCATCACCCTCGATGAGGGAATTCGATCCGGAGAGGTTGTCGTCACCGAGGGTGGCCGCACGAGCGGACTTATTCGAGGTCCGCAGCACCGAATTCCTGTATCCCGAGCGCAGGTGAACACCCTCGTTCTGGTGAACAATTCCAAGCGGCCGCTCATCCTGCTTGCGGGAGAGATTGTCATTGGAGGAAAGCAGGACCGAGTGGTTGCTAAAGATCGCGTAATTCCGGCTGAGAGCGATCCCGTAGATTTCGGAGTTTTTTGCGTCGAGCCAGGGCGCTGGACGGAAACGTCGGCTCAGTTCTCCACGATGAAATCGCAGATGGCTCAGCCGAGCGTGCGCAAGGAAGCTATGGTCGCGCAGGATCAGCATCGGGTCTGGAGTTCGGTGGGTGAGGCGAACGGCGCAATCGCTGGGGCGCTAGCCGGCAGTCCTGCAGCCATGCCGGGACACCCTCCTTCCTCCTATGCAAAAACCTTCAACGACGAACGAGTGCGCAAAGCTATCGCCGATCAAGCTGCTCCGGTTGAGCAGTCCTATAGCTCTTCGATCAGCCAGCTCCGCGATCAGCACGCAGTTGGTGTGGTTGTCGCGATTTGCGGAAGACTCATATGGGCCGACCTTTTCGCCAGCACAGCATTGCTCGAGAAGTATTGGCCAAAGCTGGTGCGTTCTTACGCGGCCGAAGCCATCACGACTCAACGCGCTGCCAAACCGGCAACGGTTTCCGACGCGCAGCAGTTCCTGGATCGAACCGAGGGCAATCGAGAGGTAATCGAGAACGAGCCCGGTATTTATCGGCAGTCCGAGACGATCGCGCCGAATTTCAAGCTGTTCACTTTGGCGTCGTTGCTGCCGGGCACTGGGTTCGATCTTCATATCAGCAAAATTGCCGATGTGAACGGCTACAGTCCCGAAATAGGAAAACTGCAGTAAGAATCGCAGAAAATTCGGGACGGTTTACAGCGGACAGGGCACCGGAAGGGAGGACGTGGAGGAAATCTCTTTCGGCGATTCGAAAGGCATTGCGGTTACGCGTTTTCCGAGATGCCTGGAGTCAAGAGATGCCGCCCTGTCCACTGTAACCTGTCCGCTGTTCGCTGTGCTCTTCAGAAACCGAGCTGGCGTTGCTTACGTACAGTTAATATGCGGGTCGAAGAGGTAGCGGGACGAAAGTAATGAGGCAGGCAACCTAAGTCATAGCACCACAGATACTTACTTTCGTGACCAGCTGGAAACGAATCTGCAACAAATGTCAAGCCAACTGAGTCTAATGTTGCAGGTAGCAAAAGTAGGGTCGGAGGTGACCTGAAAATGATGGTGGAAAAGTTCTCAATCGCCGAATTATCCGCTCTGCGTAACGAACTAATGCAGAATGGGCTGGATTCATGGCAGGCGGCAGAGCTGTTCCACGTGTTTCTGTCAGGCCGTGGCTACGGCGTATCTTCGGATGCGGCCGTTGATGCGGCTACGCGCGTCGAGGAATCGGGCTGCTCGATTGATGTACTGCAGCGCGAACTCGAGAGCCTTGCCATGGTGATGTAATCCGGTCAAACAAGATTGTTCCGCTCCGCTGGCGGTGAGGCTGACGGACAGGACATGCAAGGACGAGCCGGGAGAACCTGCCCGGCTCTTTGCTTTTGCGCTGATTTTTAATATACGGACAGCTTCGGAGATGGTTAGAGGTTGAGATAAAACGTGGCGCCCGATTGTCCCTTTTTGCCGTCCACAACCGGATGCCTCAAAGCGGAAAAACTGAACTGCTTGGATTCCCGAAATGGGGATGGAGTGAGGCGGCACTCGTCTCCTTTGCGGGTGACCGTAATTGTCGGCTTCTCGAACTTAACGGTTTGTGAGGAGCCACAACACAGGTACAGGGAAAGCGCATCGCAAAATTGCAGGGCATCGACGAGTCCTTCCAGAGAGGATTCATCTCGATCAACCCTGGCCTTCAATTTCTGTTGTCGCTGTTTTTCCCGTTTGCGAAATGCTTCTACCTGAGCTTCCGCTCTCTGCTCGGCAAAAAGCGACAATCTCTCGAAATGCCGGCTCACTAAATATCCGCCAATCGGAGCAAATTTCGCAGCAGTCTCGATGGATCCAGTCCACGCCTGAAGAAAACGATCGACCGAGACGTCGAGAAAACTTGAAGGCTTTTGCTTCGGCTGGAGCCGGAGGCGCTGAATCTGCTCGGCGTCATCCATGCTCCATCCGGTATCGTGCAGCGCGATGGAACGCGCGACTGTCTTATCAATCGGGCCGAATAAATCGTCGTGTAGACTCGCTGCTAAGTCTCCGGCAAGAGCTGCGTGTGAAGGCTGCGTAACAAGCCAGTAATCAGACGCGGTTTGCTTCAGCCGTGACTGAATCGCAGGCCAGGGCGCGCTGGGTGTTGCCGAGAGCTTTTCGTCGGTAATAGGAAAGAGCACCATATCGTGGATCCGGCCGCCCTCGGCCGGGTTTTGACTCTGGTTCGAATCGTATTCTTTTGAGGAAACTTGATCCTGGTACCCTTAGAACGCGTGTTTCCAGATGCAAACACCGTGCCGAGGGCGGCCGCATCCACGTGACTCCTTTGCAGCCCATGCTGCACCGTTGATAATAGATGATTGAGACTCCACTATAAGCGCCTACTAGCCGCTTCACTCTCCATCATCGCGTTCAGCCTTACAGCCTGCGATTCGTCATCCTCCGCCTCCCGGCACCCGTTAACCATCGAAGAGCAACATGGACGCGAGGTTTTTCAAGCGAGCTGCGCCATCTGTCACAACGCCTACAAAGAGGAGCCACTGCAAGGGCCGCCTCTTGTTGGCATGTTCCGCAAGCAAGCTCTTCCCAGCGGAATGCCGGCAACTGACCCACATGTGCGAGAGACGATCATGACGGGCCGCCGCAACATGCCGCCCTTCAATGCTGTACTGGATGAGAAGCAGCTTAATGACTTGATGGCGTTCCTGCACACCTTGTAGCGTACTCGCGTGAAACGCCATCTGATCTGCGTGAATCCACAAATCTGCGTTCATCTGCGTGAGTTTTTGGGTTTGCGCTTGCACCCCTGCAAGCAGCTCCAACAGTGCCCACAGGTACAATAAAGACAACCGATGTCTGCGACATCCCAACTCGTTCAAATCGATCTTGCGCCACGTGTGCCGAAGCCCAAGCCTGAATGGCTGAAGGCGCGCGCGCCGATGGGAGACAACTATCACGAGCTCAAAAAGCTCGCGCGCAAACTCGAGTTGCACACCGTGTGTGAGTCAGCGCAGTGTCCCAACATCGGCGAATGCTGGAACCACCGCACGGCGACTTTCATGCTGCTTGGGAATTTGTGCACTCGCCGTTGCGGATTCTGCGCGGTTCCCAAAGGCAAGCCGAAAGCGATTGATTTCGACGAGCCGCGCCGCGTGGCCGAAGCCGTTGCAACACTGGGCTTGAAACATGCCGTCATCACGAGCGTGAATCGCGATGACGACAATATCGGAGCAGCCAAGGTTTTTGCCGATACAATTCGCGAAATCAGACTGCAAGCTCCTGGGTGCCAGATGGAAGTGCTGATTCCAGACTTCCAGGGCCGCGAAGATGCACTGAACATTGTTCTCGAAGCCCGTCCCGAGGTGCTGAATCACAACACTGAGACGGTGCCGCGTCTCTATCGTGCCGTGCGCTCCGGCGCACGCTACCAGCGCACGCTCAAGCTGCTGGAAAACGTTAAGAAATTTGCGCCCAGCATGGTCTCAAAGACCGGAGTGATGGTCGGCATCGGCGAAACCATGGACGAGCTGCTTGAAGTATTCCGCGATCTCGCAGCGATCAAAGTCAACATCCTCACCATCGGGCAATATCTGCGTCCCTCACGCGATCACCTGCCAATGACGCGCTACTACCATCCTGATGAATTTCGCCTCATGAAAGAAGAAGCCCTCAAGATGGGCTTCCGCCACGTGGAGTCAGGGCCGCTGGTGCGCTCCAGCTATCATGCGCATGAACAGGCAGAGTCGACGGGATTGGTGGCGGTAACCTCGCTAATGCAATAAGTGCTGGGGTTGACCGTCGATTCATTGCGACCCTTGTCTCGTCTTCTCTTGCGCTACCACCGGCCGAATCTCGATGGATCCGTCGCGTGCGCTGGGAATCTGGGCAGCGATAGTAATGGCCTCATTGAGATCGCTGGCATTCACCAGAAAGTAGCCGGCCAGTTGTTCCTTTGTTTCGGCAAAAGGACCATCCGTAATGGTTTGATGCCCATCGCGTACCCGTACCGTTGTGGCTGTTGTCGTAGGTTTGAGCTCGTCACCAGCGATGAATTTTCCCGCTCCAGCGAGCTGCTGAATAAGCTCGCGGTACTCCCGGTAAACGCTCGCCTGTTGTGGCGGATCAAGCTTTTCCCACTCCAATTCGGTCTGGTAGATCAGCAACAGATATTGCATAACCTCTCCTACCCGTACGACGAGTGGGCACGAGCAAATCGACAGATTGCAGGGAACGGATGATCGAAAAAATGCAATGGCCAGATTCTCGAATTCCCTCAAATTGCCTCAGGTTTTCAGAATCTTCCGTATCCATGCGGGCCTGACGTTAAGAAATTTTCCTTCCGGGAAAACTTCCCGGCTGGATTCCATGAAGCAGGGAATTGGCACGATGCAAAAATTTCAACGCGTCCGCAACAGAAATGCCCGGCCAATTCGACCGGGCACCATGGTTCACTGCCAAATGATTATCGATTACCGGCGACCTTCACCAAACCCGACAAGCGTTCTCACTGACCATCGGCTGCCCCTTGTGGCAGCTGAAGGCCTTGGCGAAGTCTTCGCTGTTCTGCATGACGCCATCCACGCGGAAGCGTCCGGGTGAATGCGGGTTCGTTTGTACTTGCTGACGCAGAGCCGCCTCGGTCTGGTTCTCGCACCACACCTGACCGTAACCAATAAACGCGCGTTGCTCTGGAGTGAAGCCTTTGATTGTCTTAGTGCTGTCCTCCTGAGCGCCACTTTTTCCAGTCTTACCTTCAGCGGCCTGAGTGTTGTGCAGCGCTCGCAAGGCTACACGCATGCCGCCATTGTCGGCCGTATTTTCCCCTAATGTCAGCTTGCCCCGAACATGTAGCCCGGGAAGTGGCTCGAAAGACGAATATTCCTGGTCGATGCACGAGACACGCTCTTCGAAGGCCTTCGCGTCTTGCGGAGTCCACCAGTCGCGCAGATTGCCTTCGGGATCGAACTTGCGGCCCTGATCGTCGAATCCGTGCGTCAGTTCGTGACCGATCACGACTCCAATGGCGCCAAAATTCACCGCGTCGTCTACGCTTTTGTCGAAAAATGGCGGCTGGAGAATTCCTGCTGGGAAGTTAATGTCATTATAAGCCGGACTGTAGTAGGCATTCACTGTCGGTGGTGTCATACCGAATTCAGTGCGATCGAGTGGCTTGCCTATCTTCGCAAGCTGACGATTCACCTCAAACGTATTCGCGCGCTCCACGTTTCCAAGGAGATCGCCGCGCACGATATTCAGCTTCGAATAATCGCGCCATTTGCTCGGATATCCAATCTTGTTGCGTATGGCGGCCAGTTTCAGCAGCGCCTGCTTTTTCGTTTCCGGAGTCATCCAATCAAGACTCTCAATGTCTTGTTTAAGTGCCGTTTCGATAGCGTTCACCATCTTCAACATGCGAGCTTTCTCAGCCGGAGTGAATTCCTGCGCCACATATGGCTGGCCCAGCGCTTCGCCAAGCTGCTGGTCGGTCAGGCGCTCGCAGCGCTTCCAGCGCGCCTGGAGCTCTTTGGCACCGCCGAGGTATTTTTCATAGAAGCTGAAGTTTTCCTGCACGAAAGAATCAGACAATACTCCGGCAAACTCATGGATCAGGTGCCAGCGGAAGTACGCTTTCCAATCTTCCAGCGGAACTGAATCCGCAAGATTGTTCAGTTGCTTGAAGAATTCGGGATTGGCAACGTTCAGCGAATCGAAAGCAGGCGCGGTGGTCCCTTTCAGGAAATGCGTGAATTCGATGTTCGGCGTTATCGCGGTGAATTCTGCCAGCGTCATCTTGTGATCGCGATTCTCAGGTTTGCGCCGTTCGATGCGATCCATAGATGCTTCGGCGAGCTTAGTTTCGAGCGCCACCACTTTCTGAGCGTCAGTGTCAGCCTGGCCATCGCCTGACAACTTGAGGATGTTTGTTACGTGAGCCAGATACTTTTCGCGCTTCTCTTTGGAGTTGGCATCGTCCTTGAGGTAGTCGTCCCGGTCGGGAAGACCAAGGCCGCCCTGATCCACATACGCGATTACATTATTCGCATTGTGCAGATCGGAGTTTGAGGTGAAGAAAAACACTGCGCCCCGCACGCCCAGTTCGTGCAGATGCGCGAGTTCGGCAAGTGCGCTATCGCGATCACTCACGCCGTTGATACGATCCAGCTCCGGCTGCAGCGGCTTGAGGCCTTTCTGATTTACGGCGTTTTCGTCCATGCAGGCTTGGTAGTAATCGCCAATCTTCTGATGGATCGAGTCTCGCTTGAGATCGTTAACTGACGCCCTCTCCAAAATCTCCTTCGCGATGAGACGATTGCGCTCTGCGAGTTCATTGAAACGTCCCCAGCGTCCCTGATCTGGCGGAATGGCATTGTTCTTGACCCAATTGCCACACACAAATTGGTAAAAATCTTTGCAAGGGTCAGCAGTCCGATCCATGGCCGACAGATCAAACGCGTGAATCTCCGGTATCTTTCCAGAAGAATTCTGGGACGAACTGGAGTGCTTCGGTGCACTTTGTCCGGCCAAATAGACGCCAGCAAATGCGAGGGCGAGCAGCATGAGTAGCAGGCGAAGCTTCATTCCCACCTCGGTGAATGAAAGAATTTAAAACCGAACAGTGTACCGCTAATCGCGGATTTACGACCGGTCCCACCAAAGTGCTATCGAGACGTATGCGAGCTGGCTTGATACTTTTTCGCGTGAACCGGCGAACGCTATCGGTGGTGCTCATCCTGGTTCTCTGTATTCCAGCCGCAGCTTTCTTCATTGCTGTACCGCAATGGCAGATCGAGCACCCGGGCGATCCGACGTTGATCCTGCGCACTGAACGTCACTGGTTGTGGCGAGCGCCGGCGCGCGCGCATCTGGAATCAAGTGCGATCATTGTGCCGGTGTTGGCAATCGCCTTCGTCGCGGGCGCACTGCTGGCAGTTGCGCTGTATCAGGAATAGTTCTAGGTTTGTTTGCTGTCCCAATCTCCTGCGCATAACGAAAGTTTCACGAATTGCGGGGACTTGTTAGATTACTGAGAAAGTCCCTGTATGGAACCGATCACTCACTTTCTTACCGGCGCATGTATCGGACGCGCAGGACTCAACCGGACTACCGGTTACGCGACATTGATGGTCACTCTCGCCGCAGAATTCCCCGATGTGGACGTACTTTGGAGTTTCGATGGACCGGTGAGAGCGATGGCTACCCATCGCGGTTTTACCCATTCCTTCATCGGAGCACCCGTAGATTCTGCAATCGTGCTCGGCTTCGTCTACGCATTTCATCGCTGGCGAGTGAATCGCGGCAAATCTCCTCCCCTCGCGCCGCGCTGGGGATTGCTGTTCCTTTTTGGGATTCTGGCCGTTCTCAGCCACATTCTGCTCGATTTCACTAACAACTACGGCGTCCGGCCGTTTCTGCCATTCAACTGGCGCTGGTACTCGTGGGACATCGTCTTCATCCTCGAGCCGGTGATGCTTGCAGCATTGCTGCTTGGTCTGCTGATCCCCGCAATCTTCGGACTCGTCAGCGGCGAGATCGGCGCTCATCGCGAGATGTTTCGTGGGCGCCGCAGCGCGATTTGCGCGCTGCTTGCAGTCTGCGGAATATGGTGGGTGCGCGACTATCACCACCGCAGGGCCATCACGCTGCTCAATTCGGCCGACTACCAGGGGGAGGTCCTCAAGAGAACGGGGGCAATGCCTTACGCTGTGAATCCGTTCTCCTGGGCTGGCATTGTCGAAACAGAAAACTACTACGCCGAGGTCCCAGTTGATTTAGGCGCGACCACGTTTGATCCGCTAGCGCACGCCAAGATTCTGTACAAGCCGGCGGAGACTCCGGCGACGCTCGCGGCCAAGCGCTCGCTTTTAGGCCGCGTATATCTCGATTGGGCGCGCTTTGCTTACGTTGAGAACCAACACCTTCCGCCTCCGGAGCAAGGCTATGATGTACGCTTTCGCGACCTGCGCTTCAGCTACATTGGCTTCCAGATTCCCGGAGAGCCTCGCGGACGTCCTCCGCTGAGCGCCGATGTGTTTCTCAATGAACAGCTGCACGTGGTGCTGATGCGAATGGGTAACCGTGAGGAGAAGCCGTAACGCTTTCGATGCTATTCCAAGCCGCCAGGCAAGGAATCCCTATGGTGAAACCAGACTGGCGATGCGACGAGAATCGCCGCACCTTCCGGATCACCACCCAAACAGTTGACGTTTCCCGCGGCGAAACGGAGAATAAAGCTTCGCGCGAGGCTCACTATGTTGGCTTATCTATTCATTGTTCTGGCTGTAGTAGTTCGTTTACTGCCGCATCCTTGGCACCTCACCCCGCTCGGCGCAGCGCTGCTGTTCTTCGGCGCCAAGCGTCCAAAGCGAGAGTGGATCGCGCCACTGCTTCTGCTGGCCTCGGCAGACGTCTATCTCACCACGGTTCATTACCGCATGCACGTCGGAGCCGATCACATCGTGACGTGGGCATGGTACGTGGCGGCAATGGTGATTGGACGTGCGCTCGTTCGGAGAGTCGAACCTCTGCGCGTGGTTGGCGCCTCTCTTGCTTCTGCAATTTCGTTCTTCCTGGTCAGCAACTTCGCTACATGGCTCTTCCAGAACATGTATCCGAAGACACTTGCGGGGCTGGTACAGTGCTACACGCTGGCGATTCCATTCTTCCGAGGAACGTTTGCCTCTGACCTGATCTACACACCGATTTTGTTCAGCGTGCCGTATGCGTTGTCGTTGCTCGAAAAGAAAGCGGCAGAATCGCGGGTTCGGAGCTAAGCCCCGGAGTTCGATAGCCTCAATTCTTCAGGACGAAGGTAGACCCTTATCCGTGTGTTCCGTTAGGTCCGCTCGCCGGACTCTTTTCCAGTTCTTGCAGCGCCACCCTCGTTTTGGGAACGAGTTGCTCCAGTTCGGCGTGGCGCCTGCGCAAGCCCTCGATAACGGTAGCTGGCGCCTTGGCGAGGAAGCCTTGGTTGCTTAACTGGCGCTCTGTGTTGCCGCGTTCCGACTCAAGTTTTTCCAGTTCTTTGGAAAGACGGTTGCGCTCAGCGGCGATATCGATCTTCCGTTCATAGACAACAAGCACCTCAAAGGCGTTGGTCGTTTGCACACCTGGCACCTTCGCCATGCTCTCAGGGCTGAATTCGATATGATCCACGTCAGCGCCTTGTCCGATCAAATTCCGATTCGAATCGATCAGCGCTCGAGTCGAAGCTTCCGTAAAGATGCGCACAGTGATCTTTTCTTTTGGCGCAACCTTCAGTTCTGCCCGCCGGTTGCGAATGCCCTCGATGAGCCGCTTAATGATCTCCATCTGATCGATAGTCGCGACGTCTGCCTTGCCGAGTTCGGCGCCAAGCGGGAAACGTGTAAGTGCAATGGACTTTGCTGGTGCCTTTTGTTGCCACAGCGCATGCCAGATTTCCTCAGTAATGAATGGCATGAATGGTGACAGCAGCCGCAGCGAACCCTCAAACATCCTGACTAGCTGATTGAGCGCAGCTTGTGCTTGCGCCCGAGCGCCGCCAGAGAAATGCGAGCGCAGCTTTACGGCCTCAATGTACCAGGCGCATAGGTCGCCCCAGAAGAACTGGTAGACCATATTCGCGGCTTCGTCAAAGCGATAGTGGCCGAGAGCGGCATTCATGTCCTGAGTCGTCTGCTGAAAACGCGCTTCGATCCAGCGATCCACGAGCGGAGCTGAGCTATCCAGTTTGTACGCGCCGCTCACAAGCCACGAGAGTTCCTCCTGCTTCCATGCTCCCGCCTCGGTTGCCTTGTCGATGTTCATGAACATGAAGCGGGCAGCGTTCCAAATCTTATTCGCAAAATTGCGATAGCCTTCAATGCGGCTCTCGTTGAAGGCAATGTCCGTACCGGGCGATGCCATGGAGGCGAGCGTGAAACGTACGGCATCGGTGCCGTACTTGTTCGTGATGTCGATGGGATCGACCACGTTTCCTTTCGTCTTCGACATCTTCTGGCGATCTGCATCGCGCACCAGCGCATGGATGTACACCTCCCGAAACGGAACTGCCTCGGAAGCGGGACGGTTGCTGCCATCGCCCATCGGCATATCTTGCATGAAGTGGCAGCCCATCATAATCATCCGCGCTACCCAGAAGAACAGGATGTCGAAGCCGGTAACCAGCTGCGCCGTCGGGTAGAACACATCGAGATCGCGCGTGTGCTCGGGCCAGCCGAGCGAGGTAAACGGAAGCAGCGCCGACGAGAACCAGGTGTCCAGAACGTCGGTTTCCTGCTCAACGGCAAAGCCACAGGCGGGGCACTTGAATGGATCTTCGCGACCCACAATGGGCTGAGAGTTCAAGTCGCTCTTCGAATGCGCGCATCCGTTATTCGTGCAGTACCAGGCTGGAATGCGATGTCCCCACCAGAGCTGGCGCGAGATGCACCAGTCGTAGATCTTATTCATCCAGTTCAAGTAGACGGTCTTGTAATTCTCCGGCGTGAAGCAAATGTGACCATTCATGACCGCGGCGATCGCCCTGTCTGCCAGCGGCTGAATCTTGACGAACCACTGCATCGAGAGGCTGGGCTCGACAACATCCATGCTGCGGCTGCACTTGCCGATCGAGAGCACGTGATCCTTGGCGTTCACCAGGAATCCTTGGATCTCAAGATCAGCGAGCACTCGCTTGCGCGCTTCGTAGCGATCGAGCCCGGCATAGGTGGCACCGTTCTGGTTGATGCGCGCGAGCTCGTCCATGATCTTCAACATCGGCAGGTTGTGTCGTTTGCCGATCACGAAGTCGTTCGGATCATGCGCAGGCGTCACCTTCACCGCACCTGTCCCGAATTCGGGATTCGCGAGTTCATCGGCAATAATCGGGATCTCGCGATTGATCAGCGGAAGCCGCAACTTCTTGCCAATCAACTCGCGGTATCGCTCATCATTTGGACTCACGGCCACGGCAACATCGCCTAACATCGTTTCAGGACGCGTGGTAGCGATGTGAATCGAGCCACTGCCGTCAGCCAACGGATAACGAATTTCGTAGAGCTTGCCCTGCTGCTCCTCGTGAACCACTTCCAGGTCGGAGATCGCAGTCAGGCATCGCGGGCACCAGTTCACGATGTACTCACCGCGATAAATAAGTCCCTGTTCCCAAAGACGCACGAAAACCTCGCGCACGGCACGGTTGAGGTTTTCGTTCATGGTGAAGTACTCGCGCGACCAGTCAACAGAATCGCCGAGCCTCTTCATCTGCTTGAGAATGTTGCCGCCGTAGAGGCGACGCCACTCCCACACGCGTTCGACGAACTTCTCACGTCCAAGGTCGGCGCGTTTTGTCCCTTCGCTTGCGAGCTGTCGCTCAACCAGCATCTGCGTCGCAATGCCGGCGTGGTCTGTACCGGGAATCCAGAGCGTGATTTCACCACGCATTCGCCGCCAACGCACAAGAATGTCCGACTCGGTGTGCTCGAACATGTGCCCCATGTGCAGATTGCCGGTCACGTTTGGCGGAGGCAGCAGAATCGTGAACGCCGCTGGTGCGTCCTTGGACGGAGTCTCAACGTGAAAAAGCCTCTCGTTCACCCAGTACTCGGCCCAGCGCGGCTCGATGGCGCTTGGGTCATAGGTTTTTGGAAGCTCGTGGGGCATGACGGCAGTACCTAAACCATAACACGCAAGAAACAGGAGATCGGCCTTCGGCCCGGACTCAGCAGG harbors:
- a CDS encoding RNA polymerase subunit sigma-70, translating into MSVVQTSNAEGVTNTPIDARLAAELFARSGGSAYALTLAQFTVILHNVVHRTEGIAGAGKEQISAFLGTLKLDELALANGCAVGNQHAWDVFLTKYRESIYQSARSITRNETTGRELADSLYAELYGLGPMEDRRSKLALYSGRGSLAGWLRMVLAQSYINQIRAGKRFVSIEEEEEEHGRQFPAAPGPAASATDSRIKEATDEVLTSLSTEERFLLSSYFLDGRRLAEIGRTLGVHESTISRKMDKLLSGIRKRLRKGLERRGMSRRQAEEALEIDVRDLELDVAARLHPPAENSP
- a CDS encoding cytochrome C → MRLHYKRLLAASLSIIAFSLTACDSSSSASRHPLTIEEQHGREVFQASCAICHNAYKEEPLQGPPLVGMFRKQALPSGMPATDPHVRETIMTGRRNMPPFNAVLDEKQLNDLMAFLHTL
- the lipA gene encoding lipoyl synthase; translated protein: MSATSQLVQIDLAPRVPKPKPEWLKARAPMGDNYHELKKLARKLELHTVCESAQCPNIGECWNHRTATFMLLGNLCTRRCGFCAVPKGKPKAIDFDEPRRVAEAVATLGLKHAVITSVNRDDDNIGAAKVFADTIREIRLQAPGCQMEVLIPDFQGREDALNIVLEARPEVLNHNTETVPRLYRAVRSGARYQRTLKLLENVKKFAPSMVSKTGVMVGIGETMDELLEVFRDLAAIKVNILTIGQYLRPSRDHLPMTRYYHPDEFRLMKEEALKMGFRHVESGPLVRSSYHAHEQAESTGLVAVTSLMQ
- a CDS encoding M13 family peptidase, with protein sequence MKLRLLLMLLALAFAGVYLAGQSAPKHSSSSQNSSGKIPEIHAFDLSAMDRTADPCKDFYQFVCGNWVKNNAIPPDQGRWGRFNELAERNRLIAKEILERASVNDLKRDSIHQKIGDYYQACMDENAVNQKGLKPLQPELDRINGVSDRDSALAELAHLHELGVRGAVFFFTSNSDLHNANNVIAYVDQGGLGLPDRDDYLKDDANSKEKREKYLAHVTNILKLSGDGQADTDAQKVVALETKLAEASMDRIERRKPENRDHKMTLAEFTAITPNIEFTHFLKGTTAPAFDSLNVANPEFFKQLNNLADSVPLEDWKAYFRWHLIHEFAGVLSDSFVQENFSFYEKYLGGAKELQARWKRCERLTDQQLGEALGQPYVAQEFTPAEKARMLKMVNAIETALKQDIESLDWMTPETKKQALLKLAAIRNKIGYPSKWRDYSKLNIVRGDLLGNVERANTFEVNRQLAKIGKPLDRTEFGMTPPTVNAYYSPAYNDINFPAGILQPPFFDKSVDDAVNFGAIGVVIGHELTHGFDDQGRKFDPEGNLRDWWTPQDAKAFEERVSCIDQEYSSFEPLPGLHVRGKLTLGENTADNGGMRVALRALHNTQAAEGKTGKSGAQEDSTKTIKGFTPEQRAFIGYGQVWCENQTEAALRQQVQTNPHSPGRFRVDGVMQNSEDFAKAFSCHKGQPMVSENACRVW
- a CDS encoding metal-dependent hydrolase, translated to MEPITHFLTGACIGRAGLNRTTGYATLMVTLAAEFPDVDVLWSFDGPVRAMATHRGFTHSFIGAPVDSAIVLGFVYAFHRWRVNRGKSPPLAPRWGLLFLFGILAVLSHILLDFTNNYGVRPFLPFNWRWYSWDIVFILEPVMLAALLLGLLIPAIFGLVSGEIGAHREMFRGRRSAICALLAVCGIWWVRDYHHRRAITLLNSADYQGEVLKRTGAMPYAVNPFSWAGIVETENYYAEVPVDLGATTFDPLAHAKILYKPAETPATLAAKRSLLGRVYLDWARFAYVENQHLPPPEQGYDVRFRDLRFSYIGFQIPGEPRGRPPLSADVFLNEQLHVVLMRMGNREEKP